A window from Pseudoliparis swirei isolate HS2019 ecotype Mariana Trench chromosome 17, NWPU_hadal_v1, whole genome shotgun sequence encodes these proteins:
- the zgc:110319 gene encoding NFU1 iron-sulfur cluster scaffold homolog, mitochondrial isoform X1, with amino-acid sequence MAAHMRWGLQQLLRRTNTPNFRCAPSQLWCPVKTRSSYRSQCSTQVFSKAQPLSGIGTIHLSIRLLSIQTQDTPNPRSLKFLPGKPVLQSGTLDFPTPSSAGCSSLARDLFEIEGVKSVFYGPDFITVTKADEDVEWTDIKRHALEAIANFYESGDPITTGVVHHESSNSEDDDDIVSMIKELLDTRIRPTVQEDGGDVIFKGFEAGTVKLKLVGSCTGCPSSSVTLKNGIQNMLQFYVPEVDNVEQVEDEVDEINATVFSELERKLQE; translated from the exons atggcggCGCACATGAGATGGGGACTTCAGCAGTTGTTACGGAGAACAAATACGCCTAACTTTAGGTGTGCACCTTCACAGCTGTG GTGTCCAGTCAAAACCAGAAGCTCATACCGATCACAGTGCTCGACCCAGGTCTTCAGTAAAGCCCAGCCTCTGTCCGGGATAGGAACCATTCACTTGTCAA TAAGACTGCTGTCCATCCAGACTCAAGACACTCCAAACCCCAGAAGCTTGAAGTTCCTCCCGGGTAAACCTGTCCTGCAAAGTGGGACGCTTGACTTTCCCACTCCGAGCTCAGCTGGATGTTCTTCTTTAGCCAG GGACCTGTTCGAAATTGAAGGAGTAAAAAGTGTGTTCTATGGCCCTGACTTCATCACAGTCACTAAA GCAGATGAGGATGTGGAATGGACAGACATTAAGCGGCATGCTTTGGAGGCCATTGCTAATTTCTATGAGAGTGGTGACCCAATAACAACGGGGGTGGTGCACCATGAAAGCA gTAATtctgaagatgatgatgatattgtGTCTATGATAAAAGAGCTTCTGGACACCAGAATCAG ACCTACAGTGCAGGAGGATGGAGGCGATGTCATTTTTAAGGGCTTTGAGGCGGGCACAGTCAAGCTGAAGCTGGTTGGTTCCTGCACAGGGTGTCCCAGTTCTTCAGTTACCCTTAAGAATGGCATTCAGAACATGTTGCAGTTTTATGTCCCAGAAGTAGACAACGTAGAACAG GTGGAAGATGAAGTGGATGAAATCAATGCAACGGTGTTCTCAGAGCTGGAACGCAAATTACAAGAATGA
- the ccar1 gene encoding cell division cycle and apoptosis regulator protein 1 isoform X1: MPPSPSMSNPSMSNPQQTAQITVSYPTPRSSHQQQTQPQKQRVFTGVVNKLHDTFGFVDEDVFFQLSAVKGKTPQVGDRVLVEAVYNPNMPFKWNAQRIQTLPQLSNQSHQQPLPQGPPQLGNLYTDPGMQLRYSDMHSTLDHRQNSQPPPNMMKAPPMLQSLPPPTTFSIPTQAPPPSLLQTQMSAASLAPLLQNPPQPLLSQPPPKDVFSGGLLQPPVRLMPQPVRRIEPPPRFPGRNDRGPELILRTKEERNVFTHQFCSRDRDRERRRSRERSPTRKRSRDRSPRRDRSPRRPRRAVPRYTVQFSKFSLDGSNCDMMELRRRYQSLYIPSDFFDAVFTWVDAFPLTRPFQLSNACNFHILNKEVDPLVKNTAVLDPPDANHTYSAKVMLLANPSIEELYHKSCALAEDSQEVKDSFQHPARLIKFLVGMRGKDEAMAIGGHWSPSLDGADPENDPSVLIKTAIRCCKGLTGIDLSLCTQWYRFAEIRYHRPEETHKGRTVPAHVETVVLFLPDVWHCLPTRSEWEVLSRRLREQLAEKLSAERKEADGEQEEEEKDDDDESKDVSVPTHWAKLDPKSMKVNDLRKELDCRSLSSKGLKSQLIARLTKQLKVEEQVEESKEPEKPEVKVAEEEQPPRTEEDREEEEKKKQEELERQRREKRYILPDEPTIIVSPNWAAKNGKFDCSVMSLSVLLDYRLEDNKEHSFEISLFAELFNEMLQRDFGYRIYKVLVAFPNKDEKKEKEKKCKKELEKREIKTEKEEENEEPAVKKTKEDEEEKKKCDDKVVKKESSKDEEENEDDCSTANAEEYDPMEAEDAEEDDDDDKDDEDSSDRDRKDCKGDRKSSKERSSKDKEKKLMVTHNRELLMAFVYFDQSHCGYLLERDLEEILYTLGLHLSRAQIKKLLNKPVIRESCSYRKLTDSEKDEPVPDFNEAQIENLLGNRELLPASKACVQSEASESGNLIVFNGAMVDVGSMMQKLEKSEKAREEIEKKLMVQDAKMDEDSKVKAQVEQANTALSKELEEVKSTLSNTEQTLKVTDEQRNIYLDQISQTSNTLTSAVKELLAVLKKDPDADEAADEVTGDPIETAQTNGANE, encoded by the exons ATGCCCCCCAGCCCAAGCATGTCCAACCCAAGCATGTCCAACCCCCAGCAGACAGCCCAGATTACCGTGTCCTACCCAACACCACGGTCAAGTCATCAACAGCAGACGCAGCCACAGAAGCAGCGAGTTTTCACTGGTGTCGTCAACAAGCTACATGACACGTTTGGCTTTGTAGATGAAGATGTCTTCTTTCAGCTTAg TGCTGTAAAGGGGAAGACTCCTCAGGTGGGGGACAGGGTCCTAGTGGAAGCTGTTTACAACCCGAACATGCCCTTCAAGTGGAACGCTCAGCGCATCCAGACGTTACCTCAGCTGTCGAACCAGTCG CATCAGCAGCCTTTACCTCAAGGTCCTCCACAGCTCGGCAACCTTTACACTGATCCAGGAATGCAGCTGCGCTACTCAGACATGCACTCCACTTTGGACCACAGACAAAAT AGCCAGCCTCCACCTAACATGATGAAGGCACCCCCAATGCTGCAGTCGCTACCTCCCCCAACGACATTCAGTATTCCAAcccaagctccgcctccttccctcctgcAAACCCAAATGTCGGCTGCCTCTCTGGCCCCTCTTCTCCAAAACCCTCCTCAGCCTCTTCTATCACAGCCCCCACCCAAAG ATGTGTTTTCAGGGGGTCTGCTTCAGCCCCCAGTGAGACTTATGCCGCAGCCTGTCCGACGCATCGAGCCTCCACCTCGTTTCCCCGGTCGCAATGACAGAGGCCCTGAGCTCATCCTAAGGACTAAAGAGGAACGCAA TGTGTTTACTCATCAATTCTGTAGTCGAGACCGAGATCGTGAGCGCAGGCGGTCGAGAGAGCGCTCGCCCACGCGCAAACGTTCCAGAGATCGTTCTCCCAGACGTGACCGCTCACCTCGGCGGCCTCGCAGGGCGGTTCCTCGCTACACCGTTCAGTTTTCCAAGTTCAGCTTAGATGG TTCCAACTGTGACATGATGGAGCTGAGAAGGCGCTATCAGAGCCTCTACATTCCTAGTGATTTCTTTGACGCTGTCTTCACCTGGGTGGATGCCTTCCCTCTAACAAGACCCTTCCAGTTGAGTAACGCCTGCAACTTCCACATCTTGAACAAAGAGGTGGATCCTCTAGTGAAGAATACAGCTGTGCTCGACCCTCCTGATGCCAACCACACCTACAGTGCTAAG GTGATGCTACTGGCTAACCCCAGTATCGAGGAGCTCTATCACAAGTCCTGTGCTCTGGCAGAGGACTCGCAGGAAGTCAAAGACTCCTTCCAACATCCTGCTCGACTCATCAAG TTTTTGGTGGGAATGAGGGGTAAAGATGAGGCCATGGCCATCGGCGGCCACTGGTCTCCCTCTCTGGATGGAGCTGACCCAGAGAACGATCCGTCGGTCCTTATAAAGACAGCCATACGCTGTTGCAAGGGACTCACCGGCATAGATCTTAGTCTGTGCACTCAGTG GTATCGTTTTGCAGAGATTCGCTATCACCGGCCGGAGGAGACACACAAGGGGCGGACTGTCCCTGCTCATGTGGAGACAGTGGTTTTGTTTCTTCCGGATGTTTGGCATTGTCTTCCTACCCGCTCAGAGTGGGAGGTGCTGTCACGGCGACTTCGGGAGCAGCTGGCCGAGAAGCTGTCGGCCGAGCGAAAGGAGGCGGATGGAGAACAG gaggaagaggagaaggatgatgatgatgaatcgAAGGACGTCAGTGTTCCCACTCACTGGGCTAAACTTGACCCGAAATCCATGAAG GTGAATGACCTGCGCAAAGAGCTTGATTGTCGCTCTCTGAGCTCTAAAGGGTTAAAGTCGCAGCTGATCGCCCGTCTTACCAAGCAGCTGAAGGTGGAGGAGCAAGTGGAGGAGTCCAAGGAGCCGGAGAAACCGGAGGTAAAGGTTGCTGAGGAAGAGCAACCACCTCGCACCGAGGAAGACCGGGAG gaggaggaaaagaagaagcaggaggagcttGAGCGCCAGCGGAGAGAAAAGCGCTACATCCTCCCTGATGAGCCAACCATCATCGTAAGCCCAAACTGGGCCGCCAAGAATGGCAAATTTGATTGCAGTGTCATGTCGCTGAGTGTGCTGTTGGACTACAGACTGGAAGACAACAAGGAGCACTCTTTTGAG ATTTCTTTATTCGCTGAGCTGTTTAATGAGATGCTACAGAGAGATTTTGGCTACCGCATATATAAAGTCCTGGTGGCCTTTCCTAACAAAgatgaaaagaaggaaaaggagaagaaatgcaagaaggagctggagaagcGAGAAATAAAGacggaaaaagaggaggaaaatgaAGAACCAGCTGTCAAGAAGActaaagaggatgaggaggaaaagaagaag TGCGATGACAAGGTTGTGAAAAAGGAGTCGTctaaagatgaagaggagaacgAAGATGATTGCAGCACGGCCAATGCTGAAGAATATGACCCCATGGAGGCTGAAGATgcagaggaggatgatgatgatg ACAAGGATGATGAAGATTCCAGTGACAGAGACCGGAAAGACTGCAAGGGTGACCGCAAGTCGTCAAAAGAGAGGTCCTCCAAAGACAAG GAGAAGAAGCTGATGGTCACACACAACAGGGAGCTGCTGATGGCGTTCGTCTACTTTGATCAGAGCCACTGTGGCTATTTGCTGGAGAGAGACCTGGAAGAGATCTTGTACACTCTGGGACTGCACCTCTCCCGTGCTCAG ATAAAGAAGCTGTTGAACAAGCCGGTGATCAGAGAGTCCTGTTCCTACCGTAAACTGACAGACAGCGAGAAAGATGAACCTGTTCCTGACTTTAATGAAGCTCAGATTGAAAACCTCCTAG GCAACCGAGAACTACTTCCTGCTTCTAAAGCCTGTGTGCAGTCTGAGGCCAGTGAGTCCGGAAATCTGATCGTGTTTAATGGAGCCATGGTCGACGTTGGCAGCATGATGCAGAAACTGGAGAAGAGTGAGAAAGCAAGAGAGGAAATAGAAAAGAAGCTCATGGTGCAGGATGCCAAAATGg ATGAAGATTCAAAGGTTAAAGCTCAGGTGGAGCAAGCCAACACAGCCTTGTccaaggagctggaggaggtgaaaAGCACGCTGAGCAACACCGAGCAGACGCTCAAGGTCACCGACGAGCAGAGGAACATCTACCTCGACCAGATAAGCCAGACGTCCAACACCTTGACGTCCGCCGTCAAAGAGCTGCTGGCGGTGCTGAAAAAG GATCCCGACGCAGACGAGGCGGCTGATGAAGTCACTGGCGATCCCATCGAGACGGCTCAAACCAACGGCGCCAACGAATGA
- the ccar1 gene encoding cell division cycle and apoptosis regulator protein 1 isoform X2, whose amino-acid sequence MAQFGGQKNPPWATQFTNTAVSQSGHSGPPLDLNNLHSLGVQQPSLLGASPSVYSQQSMAAASLGNQSTANYQLSQQTAALQQQAAAAATAALQQSQLNTALQQYQQQQQQQQQQHQHQHQQQQQQQQQQQQQQQQQQQPPQQPPQQLYNVPHQLPQPQQALIPQPPVSMPPSPSMSNPSMSNPQQTAQITVSYPTPRSSHQQQTQPQKQRVFTGVVNKLHDTFGFVDEDVFFQLSAVKGKTPQVGDRVLVEAVYNPNMPFKWNAQRIQTLPQLSNQSHQQPLPQGPPQLGNLYTDPGMQLRYSDMHSTLDHRQNSQPPPNMMKAPPMLQSLPPPTTFSIPTQAPPPSLLQTQMSAASLAPLLQNPPQPLLSQPPPKDVFSGGLLQPPVRLMPQPVRRIEPPPRFPGRNDRGPELILRTKEERNRDRDRERRRSRERSPTRKRSRDRSPRRDRSPRRPRRAVPRYTVQFSKFSLDGSNCDMMELRRRYQSLYIPSDFFDAVFTWVDAFPLTRPFQLSNACNFHILNKEVDPLVKNTAVLDPPDANHTYSAKVMLLANPSIEELYHKSCALAEDSQEVKDSFQHPARLIKFLVGMRGKDEAMAIGGHWSPSLDGADPENDPSVLIKTAIRCCKGLTGIDLSLCTQWYRFAEIRYHRPEETHKGRTVPAHVETVVLFLPDVWHCLPTRSEWEVLSRRLREQLAEKLSAERKEADGEQEEEEKDDDDESKDVSVPTHWAKLDPKSMKVNDLRKELDCRSLSSKGLKSQLIARLTKQLKVEEQVEESKEPEKPEVKVAEEEQPPRTEEDREEEEKKKQEELERQRREKRYILPDEPTIIVSPNWAAKNGKFDCSVMSLSVLLDYRLEDNKEHSFEISLFAELFNEMLQRDFGYRIYKVLVAFPNKDEKKEKEKKCKKELEKREIKTEKEEENEEPAVKKTKEDEEEKKKCDDKVVKKESSKDEEENEDDCSTANAEEYDPMEAEDAEEDDDDDKDDEDSSDRDRKDCKGDRKSSKERSSKDKEKKLMVTHNRELLMAFVYFDQSHCGYLLERDLEEILYTLGLHLSRAQIKKLLNKPVIRESCSYRKLTDSEKDEPVPDFNEAQIENLLGNRELLPASKACVQSEASESGNLIVFNGAMVDVGSMMQKLEKSEKAREEIEKKLMVQDAKMDEDSKVKAQVEQANTALSKELEEVKSTLSNTEQTLKVTDEQRNIYLDQISQTSNTLTSAVKELLAVLKKDPDADEAADEVTGDPIETAQTNGANE is encoded by the exons ATGGCCCAATTCGGGGGACAGAAGAACCCGCCATGGGCGACTCAATTTACTAACACAGCGGTGTCCCAGTCGGGTCACTCTGGACCGCCCCTTGACCTCAATAACCTGCATT CTCTTGGTGTGCAGCAGCCATCTCTTCTGGGAGCATCCCCATCTGTTTACTCTCAACAGTCCATGGCTGCAGCCTCTCTCGGCAACCAATCTACTGCAAACTATCAGCTGTCTCAGCAAACTGCTGCTTTGCAGCAGCAGGCTGCAGCAGCTGCCACAGCAGCACTACAGCAG TCTCAGCTCAATACAGCCCTCCAGCAGtatcagcagcagcaacaacaacagcagcaacaacatcaacatcaacatcagcagcagcagcagcagcagcaacaacaacagcagcaacaacaacaacagcagcagccgccGCAGCAACCCCCTCAACAACTGTACAATGTACCTCATCAG cTACCCCAGCCTCAACAGGCACTGATTCCTCAG CCTCCCGTCTCCATGCCCCCCAGCCCAAGCATGTCCAACCCAAGCATGTCCAACCCCCAGCAGACAGCCCAGATTACCGTGTCCTACCCAACACCACGGTCAAGTCATCAACAGCAGACGCAGCCACAGAAGCAGCGAGTTTTCACTGGTGTCGTCAACAAGCTACATGACACGTTTGGCTTTGTAGATGAAGATGTCTTCTTTCAGCTTAg TGCTGTAAAGGGGAAGACTCCTCAGGTGGGGGACAGGGTCCTAGTGGAAGCTGTTTACAACCCGAACATGCCCTTCAAGTGGAACGCTCAGCGCATCCAGACGTTACCTCAGCTGTCGAACCAGTCG CATCAGCAGCCTTTACCTCAAGGTCCTCCACAGCTCGGCAACCTTTACACTGATCCAGGAATGCAGCTGCGCTACTCAGACATGCACTCCACTTTGGACCACAGACAAAAT AGCCAGCCTCCACCTAACATGATGAAGGCACCCCCAATGCTGCAGTCGCTACCTCCCCCAACGACATTCAGTATTCCAAcccaagctccgcctccttccctcctgcAAACCCAAATGTCGGCTGCCTCTCTGGCCCCTCTTCTCCAAAACCCTCCTCAGCCTCTTCTATCACAGCCCCCACCCAAAG ATGTGTTTTCAGGGGGTCTGCTTCAGCCCCCAGTGAGACTTATGCCGCAGCCTGTCCGACGCATCGAGCCTCCACCTCGTTTCCCCGGTCGCAATGACAGAGGCCCTGAGCTCATCCTAAGGACTAAAGAGGAACGCAA TCGAGACCGAGATCGTGAGCGCAGGCGGTCGAGAGAGCGCTCGCCCACGCGCAAACGTTCCAGAGATCGTTCTCCCAGACGTGACCGCTCACCTCGGCGGCCTCGCAGGGCGGTTCCTCGCTACACCGTTCAGTTTTCCAAGTTCAGCTTAGATGG TTCCAACTGTGACATGATGGAGCTGAGAAGGCGCTATCAGAGCCTCTACATTCCTAGTGATTTCTTTGACGCTGTCTTCACCTGGGTGGATGCCTTCCCTCTAACAAGACCCTTCCAGTTGAGTAACGCCTGCAACTTCCACATCTTGAACAAAGAGGTGGATCCTCTAGTGAAGAATACAGCTGTGCTCGACCCTCCTGATGCCAACCACACCTACAGTGCTAAG GTGATGCTACTGGCTAACCCCAGTATCGAGGAGCTCTATCACAAGTCCTGTGCTCTGGCAGAGGACTCGCAGGAAGTCAAAGACTCCTTCCAACATCCTGCTCGACTCATCAAG TTTTTGGTGGGAATGAGGGGTAAAGATGAGGCCATGGCCATCGGCGGCCACTGGTCTCCCTCTCTGGATGGAGCTGACCCAGAGAACGATCCGTCGGTCCTTATAAAGACAGCCATACGCTGTTGCAAGGGACTCACCGGCATAGATCTTAGTCTGTGCACTCAGTG GTATCGTTTTGCAGAGATTCGCTATCACCGGCCGGAGGAGACACACAAGGGGCGGACTGTCCCTGCTCATGTGGAGACAGTGGTTTTGTTTCTTCCGGATGTTTGGCATTGTCTTCCTACCCGCTCAGAGTGGGAGGTGCTGTCACGGCGACTTCGGGAGCAGCTGGCCGAGAAGCTGTCGGCCGAGCGAAAGGAGGCGGATGGAGAACAG gaggaagaggagaaggatgatgatgatgaatcgAAGGACGTCAGTGTTCCCACTCACTGGGCTAAACTTGACCCGAAATCCATGAAG GTGAATGACCTGCGCAAAGAGCTTGATTGTCGCTCTCTGAGCTCTAAAGGGTTAAAGTCGCAGCTGATCGCCCGTCTTACCAAGCAGCTGAAGGTGGAGGAGCAAGTGGAGGAGTCCAAGGAGCCGGAGAAACCGGAGGTAAAGGTTGCTGAGGAAGAGCAACCACCTCGCACCGAGGAAGACCGGGAG gaggaggaaaagaagaagcaggaggagcttGAGCGCCAGCGGAGAGAAAAGCGCTACATCCTCCCTGATGAGCCAACCATCATCGTAAGCCCAAACTGGGCCGCCAAGAATGGCAAATTTGATTGCAGTGTCATGTCGCTGAGTGTGCTGTTGGACTACAGACTGGAAGACAACAAGGAGCACTCTTTTGAG ATTTCTTTATTCGCTGAGCTGTTTAATGAGATGCTACAGAGAGATTTTGGCTACCGCATATATAAAGTCCTGGTGGCCTTTCCTAACAAAgatgaaaagaaggaaaaggagaagaaatgcaagaaggagctggagaagcGAGAAATAAAGacggaaaaagaggaggaaaatgaAGAACCAGCTGTCAAGAAGActaaagaggatgaggaggaaaagaagaag TGCGATGACAAGGTTGTGAAAAAGGAGTCGTctaaagatgaagaggagaacgAAGATGATTGCAGCACGGCCAATGCTGAAGAATATGACCCCATGGAGGCTGAAGATgcagaggaggatgatgatgatg ACAAGGATGATGAAGATTCCAGTGACAGAGACCGGAAAGACTGCAAGGGTGACCGCAAGTCGTCAAAAGAGAGGTCCTCCAAAGACAAG GAGAAGAAGCTGATGGTCACACACAACAGGGAGCTGCTGATGGCGTTCGTCTACTTTGATCAGAGCCACTGTGGCTATTTGCTGGAGAGAGACCTGGAAGAGATCTTGTACACTCTGGGACTGCACCTCTCCCGTGCTCAG ATAAAGAAGCTGTTGAACAAGCCGGTGATCAGAGAGTCCTGTTCCTACCGTAAACTGACAGACAGCGAGAAAGATGAACCTGTTCCTGACTTTAATGAAGCTCAGATTGAAAACCTCCTAG GCAACCGAGAACTACTTCCTGCTTCTAAAGCCTGTGTGCAGTCTGAGGCCAGTGAGTCCGGAAATCTGATCGTGTTTAATGGAGCCATGGTCGACGTTGGCAGCATGATGCAGAAACTGGAGAAGAGTGAGAAAGCAAGAGAGGAAATAGAAAAGAAGCTCATGGTGCAGGATGCCAAAATGg ATGAAGATTCAAAGGTTAAAGCTCAGGTGGAGCAAGCCAACACAGCCTTGTccaaggagctggaggaggtgaaaAGCACGCTGAGCAACACCGAGCAGACGCTCAAGGTCACCGACGAGCAGAGGAACATCTACCTCGACCAGATAAGCCAGACGTCCAACACCTTGACGTCCGCCGTCAAAGAGCTGCTGGCGGTGCTGAAAAAG GATCCCGACGCAGACGAGGCGGCTGATGAAGTCACTGGCGATCCCATCGAGACGGCTCAAACCAACGGCGCCAACGAATGA
- the zgc:110319 gene encoding NFU1 iron-sulfur cluster scaffold homolog, mitochondrial isoform X2 encodes MAAHMRWGLQQLLRRTNTPNFRCPVKTRSSYRSQCSTQVFSKAQPLSGIGTIHLSIRLLSIQTQDTPNPRSLKFLPGKPVLQSGTLDFPTPSSAGCSSLARDLFEIEGVKSVFYGPDFITVTKADEDVEWTDIKRHALEAIANFYESGDPITTGVVHHESSNSEDDDDIVSMIKELLDTRIRPTVQEDGGDVIFKGFEAGTVKLKLVGSCTGCPSSSVTLKNGIQNMLQFYVPEVDNVEQVEDEVDEINATVFSELERKLQE; translated from the exons atggcggCGCACATGAGATGGGGACTTCAGCAGTTGTTACGGAGAACAAATACGCCTAACTTTAG GTGTCCAGTCAAAACCAGAAGCTCATACCGATCACAGTGCTCGACCCAGGTCTTCAGTAAAGCCCAGCCTCTGTCCGGGATAGGAACCATTCACTTGTCAA TAAGACTGCTGTCCATCCAGACTCAAGACACTCCAAACCCCAGAAGCTTGAAGTTCCTCCCGGGTAAACCTGTCCTGCAAAGTGGGACGCTTGACTTTCCCACTCCGAGCTCAGCTGGATGTTCTTCTTTAGCCAG GGACCTGTTCGAAATTGAAGGAGTAAAAAGTGTGTTCTATGGCCCTGACTTCATCACAGTCACTAAA GCAGATGAGGATGTGGAATGGACAGACATTAAGCGGCATGCTTTGGAGGCCATTGCTAATTTCTATGAGAGTGGTGACCCAATAACAACGGGGGTGGTGCACCATGAAAGCA gTAATtctgaagatgatgatgatattgtGTCTATGATAAAAGAGCTTCTGGACACCAGAATCAG ACCTACAGTGCAGGAGGATGGAGGCGATGTCATTTTTAAGGGCTTTGAGGCGGGCACAGTCAAGCTGAAGCTGGTTGGTTCCTGCACAGGGTGTCCCAGTTCTTCAGTTACCCTTAAGAATGGCATTCAGAACATGTTGCAGTTTTATGTCCCAGAAGTAGACAACGTAGAACAG GTGGAAGATGAAGTGGATGAAATCAATGCAACGGTGTTCTCAGAGCTGGAACGCAAATTACAAGAATGA
- the si:dkey-228d14.5 gene encoding transmembrane protein 150A, with product MVLWIILPISLSLVSFTGTWTVYGLAFAYNHVCSLSDWGNTNYCKVNRTTGCCFVPTISSSGIHAPEHSLFTATINGGSFLFLLFSIFHHAHIMEKHACHSMLSKFALVFGVVAALGAFAAGNCNPGYLSLLHYLGAALSFMCICFYTVLLTVLTGKCELTGFEKILYPFRITSTVVQTIVTICYTVFFAQEEYYYVHLSAIFEWMLSFNLELFELSFVVEFWFFSSFMLSNLLNRREEEKPLMLTLS from the exons ATGGTACTCTGGATTATTCttcccatctccctctctctggttTCCTTCACTGGAACATGGACTGT ATATGGCCTGGCCTTCGCTTACAATCATGTGTGCTCTCTCAGTGACTG GGGGAATACCAACTACTGCAAAGTGAACCGGACCACTGGATGTTGCTTTGTTCCCACTATAAG ctcAAGTGGAATACACGCACCAGAACATTCTCTTTTTACAGCCACAATCAACGGTGGATCCTTTCTGT TTCTGCTCTTCTCTATATTCCACCATGCACATATTATGGAGAAACATGCATGCCACTCCATGCTGAGCAAGTTTGCACTTGTCTTTGGTGTGGTGGCAGCCTTGGGGGCATTCGCAGCTGGAAACTGCAAT CCAGGTTACCTGTCACTGCTCCACTACCTCGGCGCTGCCCTGAGTTTCATGTGCATCTGCTTCTACACGGTGCTGCTCACTGTGCTGACCGGGAAGTGTGAGCTGACCGGATTTGAGAAGATTCTCTACCCGTTCCGCATCACCTCCACTGTGGTTCAAACCATCGTCACCATCTGCT ATACGGTTTTTTTTGCCCAGGAGGAGTACTATTACGTTCACCTGTCGGCTATATTTGAATGGATGCTCAGCTTCAACCTGGAGCTGTTTGAGTTGAGCTTCGTCGTGGAGTTttggttcttctcgtccttCATGCTCTCAAACTTGTTGAACAGACGAGAGGAAGAAAAGCCTTTGATGTTGACTCTGTCCTGA